From one Hydrogenispora ethanolica genomic stretch:
- a CDS encoding chemotaxis protein CheW, translating to MREKLQVREETKQLVVFKLGDEEFGVDILQVREIEKLDQPITRVPRAPEFVEGVINLRGEVIPIVDLRKRFGLVVRDISNQSRVIIVELNNNQVGMVVDAVVEVLRVNLSDIDPAPAITKGVDAYFLNGVAKQNDRLIVLLNLEKALSAEETKELSSMNMEAAE from the coding sequence ATGCGGGAAAAGTTGCAGGTGCGCGAAGAGACGAAGCAATTGGTCGTTTTTAAACTCGGAGATGAAGAGTTCGGCGTCGACATCCTCCAAGTTCGCGAAATCGAGAAGCTCGATCAACCTATCACTCGGGTGCCCAGAGCGCCGGAGTTTGTCGAAGGAGTCATCAATCTGCGGGGGGAAGTCATCCCCATTGTCGATCTTCGGAAACGATTCGGCTTGGTGGTCCGGGATATTAGCAATCAATCGCGGGTGATCATCGTCGAACTGAACAACAACCAAGTCGGCATGGTCGTCGATGCGGTGGTAGAGGTGTTGCGGGTCAATCTTTCGGATATCGATCCGGCGCCTGCCATTACCAAAGGAGTGGACGCTTACTTCTTAAATGGAGTCGCCAAACAAAACGACAGGTTGATCGTCCTCTTAAACCTGGAAAAGGCACTCTCGGCGGAAGAGACCAAGGAATTAAGCTCCATGAATATGGAGGCGGCCGAATGA
- a CDS encoding chemotaxis protein CheC, with translation MIRLEDLSHLQLDALKEVGNIGAGHAATALSQILLEKVDMTVPHVSIMPLSQVDQVMGGPEQVVSGIFMRVFGNAPGKIVFLFAEDEAVSLADSVIRSNLGAQTDCDFRESALKEIANIMTGAYLYALTRLTGFNLLPSVPALANDMAGAIINTALLDLGAVGDYALLIQTQFSLISRKINGHFFLVPDPDSLELILNALGVGTGWKK, from the coding sequence ATGATTCGGTTGGAGGATCTCAGCCACTTGCAATTGGACGCGTTAAAGGAAGTCGGGAACATCGGAGCGGGCCACGCCGCCACCGCTTTGTCGCAAATCCTGTTGGAAAAAGTGGATATGACGGTTCCGCATGTGTCGATCATGCCGCTCAGTCAGGTCGATCAGGTCATGGGCGGCCCGGAGCAAGTCGTTAGCGGGATCTTTATGCGCGTCTTCGGGAATGCCCCGGGCAAGATCGTCTTCCTGTTCGCGGAGGACGAAGCCGTTTCCCTGGCGGATTCGGTAATCCGCAGCAATCTGGGAGCGCAAACCGATTGCGATTTCCGAGAGTCGGCTCTGAAAGAGATCGCCAATATCATGACCGGCGCTTACTTATACGCGTTAACCCGGCTGACCGGTTTTAACCTTTTGCCATCCGTGCCGGCGCTCGCCAATGATATGGCCGGCGCCATTATCAATACGGCATTGTTGGATTTGGGAGCGGTGGGTGATTATGCACTGTTAATCCAGACCCAATTCAGTTTAATTTCGCGGAAGATTAACGGTCATTTCTTTCTGGTGCCCGATCCGGATTCCCTGGAACTCATCTTAAACGCTCTTGGGGTTGGAACCGGATGGAAGAAGTAA
- a CDS encoding chemotaxis protein CheD yields MEEVIRIGMAEFAVSRAPQKITTLGLGSCVGASIFDPLVKVGGMIHIMLPYSSMALKSENPAKFADTGLPLLVERLEQLGASRSRMFMKIVGGAEMFKIDGPDDRLRIGARNIEAVESICQEMSLPIVARSVGGNTGKSIVLNLEDGSVQIRMISGIIVI; encoded by the coding sequence ATGGAAGAAGTAATACGGATTGGAATGGCCGAATTTGCCGTTTCAAGAGCTCCTCAAAAGATTACTACTCTGGGTTTGGGTTCTTGCGTGGGAGCCTCGATCTTCGATCCTTTGGTTAAAGTGGGTGGTATGATCCATATTATGCTTCCATACAGTTCCATGGCGTTAAAATCGGAAAATCCCGCCAAATTCGCCGACACCGGTTTGCCTTTGTTAGTCGAACGATTGGAACAATTAGGAGCATCCCGAAGCCGTATGTTCATGAAGATCGTGGGTGGCGCCGAGATGTTCAAGATCGACGGCCCTGATGACCGGTTACGGATCGGCGCGCGGAATATCGAAGCAGTGGAGAGTATCTGCCAGGAAATGTCCTTGCCGATTGTCGCAAGAAGCGTGGGAGGGAATACTGGTAAAAGTATTGTTTTAAATTTAGAAGATGGAAGCGTACAGATCCGGATGATTAGTGGTATTATTGTGATATGA
- the whiG gene encoding RNA polymerase sigma factor WhiG: MSFDKTTQSEETLWHDYLLSKSPATRESIILKYAPLVKYVAGRVAIGLPSNVEFDDLVSFGVFGLMDAIEKYDPSRGIKFETYAISRIRGSILDGLRSNDWVPRSVRQKARELERICSDLENKLGRSASDQEISEAMNISIQEFYELLSEVSSTTLSSLDELWMVHSNDEDSVRVLDLVRNNESEDPLHQVEMEEIKSTLASAIDYLPERERMVIALYYYEGLTLKEIGEIMEISESRVSQIHTKAIFRLRGRLNRWRKSYTEI, translated from the coding sequence ATGTCTTTCGACAAGACTACTCAGAGTGAGGAGACTTTGTGGCACGATTATTTGTTGTCCAAGTCCCCGGCTACCAGAGAATCAATTATACTTAAATATGCTCCCTTGGTAAAATATGTCGCTGGACGCGTTGCAATTGGCTTACCATCGAATGTTGAATTTGATGACCTTGTAAGTTTTGGGGTTTTTGGCTTGATGGATGCGATCGAGAAGTATGATCCTTCCCGTGGCATTAAATTTGAAACCTATGCCATATCGCGAATTCGCGGCTCGATCTTGGATGGTCTGAGGAGCAATGACTGGGTGCCGCGTTCGGTCCGGCAAAAAGCCAGAGAATTAGAGCGAATCTGCTCTGATCTGGAGAATAAACTCGGACGTTCGGCCTCTGACCAAGAGATCAGTGAGGCGATGAACATCAGCATCCAAGAGTTTTATGAATTGTTATCGGAAGTAAGCAGCACCACATTGAGTTCACTCGATGAACTTTGGATGGTGCATTCCAATGACGAAGATTCGGTGCGTGTTCTCGACCTGGTCAGAAACAATGAAAGCGAAGATCCGCTACACCAGGTGGAAATGGAAGAGATTAAATCGACTCTGGCATCCGCCATCGATTATCTTCCGGAACGGGAACGGATGGTCATAGCGCTATATTACTACGAAGGCTTGACACTGAAAGAGATCGGGGAGATCATGGAGATATCCGAGTCCCGGGTTTCCCAGATACATACGAAAGCAATTTTCCGGCTTCGAGGCAGGCTCAACCGTTGGCGTAAATCTTATACGGAGATCTAA
- a CDS encoding DUF342 domain-containing protein: MSDDAAAKVLNYDGRYRFEVSADGMEAFLTIFPPIGTRKLPDATEIITALQAAGITYGIQEDSIRDAVLQGNGKPVRIAAGVKSVPGKDAEFIFYFKTGVFRKAAIEDGYGKLDLGQVEVVQNVEAGQVIAEKIAAGPGQAGRDVYGKMIPPKPGSDVELVLGPNVFCLNSEQTKLIATAAGEPVLSNGRIGVYPVQVIKSDVNIETGNIEFAGNVVIFGNVEIGMRVEAEGEICIYGSVDAATIKAGGNLFIRGGVYGRGKAVLDCEGDCSVRFLDNATLNSRGYLSVHEYIMNAQVNADLKVVVEGGKGQIVGGLVRSGQEILAKVVGSRLGIQTQLEVGTPPRIKLEYQETEAMLRESQISLDKADKAIAMLKQVPNLPDDKRQILESLMNTAEILKKRIADAENKKEELGAEIIKSSSQNGRIRALEFIYPGVVVTMGRTTFRVQEEIRYTTLVYQDRDIKALPYY, from the coding sequence ATGAGTGACGATGCTGCTGCGAAAGTTTTAAATTATGACGGCCGGTACCGTTTCGAGGTTTCCGCGGATGGAATGGAAGCTTTTTTGACCATCTTTCCGCCGATAGGAACGCGGAAATTGCCCGATGCGACCGAAATTATCACGGCGTTGCAAGCTGCCGGGATAACCTACGGGATTCAGGAGGATTCCATCCGGGATGCCGTTCTTCAAGGCAACGGAAAACCGGTACGAATTGCTGCCGGCGTCAAATCGGTGCCTGGGAAAGATGCGGAATTCATTTTCTACTTTAAGACCGGGGTATTCCGGAAGGCAGCGATCGAAGATGGTTACGGCAAACTCGATCTGGGCCAGGTTGAAGTCGTCCAAAATGTCGAAGCCGGTCAGGTCATCGCCGAGAAAATAGCGGCGGGTCCCGGCCAAGCCGGACGGGATGTTTATGGAAAGATGATTCCGCCGAAACCGGGCTCGGACGTAGAGCTCGTTTTGGGTCCGAATGTTTTTTGTCTCAATTCCGAACAAACCAAACTGATCGCCACCGCCGCCGGCGAACCGGTACTTTCCAACGGCCGAATCGGCGTTTATCCGGTTCAAGTTATCAAAAGCGATGTGAATATTGAAACCGGCAACATCGAATTCGCCGGAAACGTGGTCATCTTCGGCAATGTGGAAATCGGCATGCGCGTCGAGGCGGAAGGCGAGATTTGCATTTATGGAAGCGTGGATGCCGCGACCATCAAAGCCGGCGGCAATCTTTTCATCAGGGGCGGTGTTTACGGCAGGGGTAAGGCGGTGCTGGATTGCGAAGGCGATTGTTCAGTCCGTTTCCTGGATAATGCGACCTTGAATAGCCGGGGTTATTTGAGCGTCCATGAATACATCATGAACGCTCAAGTGAACGCTGATCTCAAAGTAGTGGTCGAGGGCGGAAAAGGGCAGATCGTGGGCGGCCTGGTCCGTTCCGGCCAGGAGATTCTGGCGAAAGTGGTGGGATCTCGTTTGGGCATCCAAACACAGCTTGAGGTGGGAACTCCGCCCCGAATCAAGTTGGAATACCAGGAGACTGAGGCTATGTTGCGCGAGAGTCAGATTAGTCTCGACAAAGCGGACAAGGCCATCGCCATGCTCAAACAAGTTCCCAATTTGCCCGATGACAAACGCCAGATTTTGGAATCCCTGATGAATACCGCCGAGATCCTAAAGAAACGCATTGCCGACGCTGAAAATAAGAAAGAGGAGCTTGGAGCGGAGATTATCAAAAGTTCCAGTCAAAACGGGCGTATCCGAGCCCTCGAATTCATTTATCCTGGCGTAGTGGTCACGATGGGTCGAACTACCTTTCGAGTCCAGGAAGAGATCCGCTATACTACCCTCGTCTACCAGGACCGGGATATTAAAGCTTTACCGTACTACTGA
- a CDS encoding DUF6115 domain-containing protein, giving the protein MRSSQLIGILFANILFFVGGYFLQKRALEKRVKHLKKQVEELENLVAAMIEEFETVAGIDPESLEPVEEEHSTSAQPFEASGEMESLLPNPSAASLALEIDRAEELQPDQTGVTGVDADKPGDFPGDYRQRIYQLWQAGESVAHIAKQLNTGQGEVELALKFYKRS; this is encoded by the coding sequence GTGCGTAGCAGTCAGCTTATCGGTATCCTTTTTGCCAATATCCTTTTTTTCGTCGGCGGGTACTTCTTGCAGAAACGGGCTCTGGAAAAACGCGTGAAACACTTGAAAAAGCAGGTCGAAGAGCTTGAGAATTTAGTTGCCGCCATGATTGAAGAATTTGAAACGGTAGCCGGAATCGATCCGGAATCCCTGGAACCGGTGGAGGAAGAGCATTCAACATCAGCCCAGCCATTCGAAGCATCCGGAGAAATGGAGTCGCTTCTTCCGAATCCGTCTGCTGCGTCGCTTGCTTTGGAAATAGACCGAGCGGAGGAGCTTCAACCGGACCAAACCGGAGTGACGGGGGTTGATGCCGATAAGCCGGGCGACTTCCCCGGTGATTATCGGCAACGGATTTATCAGCTTTGGCAAGCGGGGGAAAGCGTTGCTCACATTGCCAAGCAATTGAACACGGGTCAAGGTGAGGTCGAATTAGCCCTTAAATTCTATAAAAGGAGTTAG
- a CDS encoding cell division protein FtsQ/DivIB: MSELEAQDQKRESISFERIFGLLFLLLVILILINSDFFSIKKIEIHGNRYVAETEVLLRSGISPRQNIFQANTGRAKANLLNDPRIAGVTIIRRFPDKVILSISERIPRCWANYRNRPIVISESGFVIDSPSAPPDGLPLLSGIHPRTVKFGQRLHDAKLIQGLKILATADSGLRRQIREINLENYHLYLKLPGHATLVEINLGNATRLTKKLFNLKAILGNVATQELIKIDLRIPDVPTILTGNSKAIGP; the protein is encoded by the coding sequence ATGAGCGAGTTGGAGGCGCAGGATCAAAAGCGGGAATCGATAAGTTTTGAACGCATTTTTGGCTTATTATTCTTATTGCTGGTCATTTTGATCTTAATAAATTCCGATTTTTTTTCGATAAAGAAGATAGAGATCCATGGCAACCGATATGTGGCGGAGACGGAGGTTTTGCTCCGTTCGGGCATCAGTCCGCGTCAGAATATCTTTCAAGCCAATACCGGCCGGGCCAAGGCCAATTTGCTGAATGACCCGCGAATCGCAGGGGTAACCATTATCCGGCGTTTTCCGGATAAGGTGATCCTCAGCATTTCGGAGCGAATCCCAAGGTGTTGGGCCAACTATCGGAATCGTCCGATCGTCATCAGCGAGAGCGGGTTCGTCATCGATTCGCCTTCGGCCCCTCCTGACGGTTTGCCGTTACTCAGCGGCATTCACCCGCGTACCGTAAAGTTCGGACAGCGGCTCCATGACGCCAAACTGATTCAGGGATTGAAAATATTGGCTACCGCCGACTCCGGATTACGCAGGCAGATCAGGGAGATTAACCTTGAGAATTATCATCTCTATCTGAAGTTACCTGGTCATGCCACATTAGTAGAGATTAATCTGGGGAACGCGACCCGGCTCACCAAGAAATTGTTTAATCTGAAAGCTATTTTAGGCAATGTCGCTACTCAAGAGCTGATCAAGATC